From a region of the Methanolinea sp. genome:
- the mcrB gene encoding coenzyme-B sulfoethylthiotransferase subunit beta: MAKYKDTVDLYDDQGKLLKSGVALDKISPLKNAGIGKVIDLTKRTVAVNLAGIDNALKTGAMGGKNNQILGYKIKCDCVKDVDAISDKIAKMVSVEDKDDTKVTKVGGGKMLLVEVPSARLKAAATYDAASTAVASATTYAILDQYKIGMYDASYVKSAIWGGYPHTMDMQGGNIVSILSIPQNNEGLGYALRNIPANHVAMMTHRNAMQTAALSAIFEQSGEFEMGMAIGPFERAQLLLLAYQGLNANNMVYDVVKQNGKTGTIGTVVHSIVERAVEDKVIKAGKKGKSGYIFYETKDPMLWNAYAAAGTMAATMVNCGAGRFAQAVSSTLLYFNDLLEHETGLPGCDYGRVMGVAVGFSFFSHSIYGGGGPGVFNGNHVVTRHAAGVGIPCVCVACSLDAGTQMFGPEQTSKIYQDTFGQVDEFKKPLQAVAKGV; this comes from the coding sequence ATGGCAAAATACAAAGATACCGTTGACCTTTATGACGATCAGGGCAAGCTGCTTAAAAGTGGTGTTGCGCTGGACAAGATCAGCCCGCTGAAGAACGCCGGGATTGGGAAGGTCATTGACCTCACCAAGAGGACCGTTGCGGTCAACCTTGCAGGGATCGACAACGCCCTCAAGACCGGTGCAATGGGCGGCAAGAACAACCAGATCCTGGGATACAAGATCAAGTGTGACTGCGTCAAGGACGTCGACGCCATTTCCGACAAGATCGCGAAGATGGTCAGCGTCGAGGACAAGGATGATACCAAGGTCACCAAGGTAGGCGGCGGCAAGATGCTGCTCGTCGAAGTGCCCAGCGCCCGCCTGAAGGCAGCAGCGACATACGATGCTGCATCGACTGCCGTGGCCTCGGCAACTACCTATGCGATTCTTGACCAGTACAAGATCGGCATGTATGATGCCTCCTACGTCAAGTCTGCAATATGGGGTGGTTACCCCCACACCATGGACATGCAGGGCGGCAATATCGTCTCGATCCTGTCCATTCCCCAGAACAACGAGGGTCTTGGCTATGCGCTGAGGAACATCCCGGCCAACCACGTGGCCATGATGACCCACCGCAACGCCATGCAGACCGCTGCCCTCTCCGCGATCTTTGAGCAGTCCGGCGAGTTCGAGATGGGAATGGCCATCGGACCCTTCGAGCGTGCCCAGCTGCTCCTTCTCGCCTACCAGGGTCTGAACGCCAACAACATGGTCTACGATGTGGTCAAGCAAAACGGCAAGACCGGGACCATCGGTACCGTTGTCCACAGCATCGTCGAGCGGGCTGTCGAGGACAAGGTCATCAAGGCCGGCAAGAAGGGCAAGAGCGGGTATATCTTCTACGAGACGAAGGACCCGATGCTCTGGAACGCTTACGCTGCAGCCGGAACCATGGCCGCAACCATGGTCAACTGTGGCGCCGGGCGGTTTGCCCAGGCAGTCTCATCGACCCTGCTCTACTTCAACGACCTGCTCGAGCACGAGACCGGGCTGCCTGGCTGTGACTACGGCCGTGTGATGGGAGTCGCGGTCGGATTCTCGTTCTTCAGCCACTCTATCTACGGTGGCGGCGGGCCGGGAGTCTTCAACGGCAACCACGTGGTCACCCGGCACGCTGCCGGTGTTGGTATCCCGTGCGTGTGTGTTGCATGCTCGCTTGATGCCGGAACCCAGATGTTTGGCCCTGAGCAGACCTCGAAGATCTACCAGGACACCTTCGGACAGGTCGATGAGTTCAAGAAGCCCCTGCAGGCTGTAGCCAAAGGTGTCTGA
- the mcrC gene encoding methyl-coenzyme M reductase I operon protein C: MPMGRVTQVVDCREAMGMGKGGGIAQRGTISECRYPDVIVVGMSPGRRHVTKPVCDITSALRQQGVEYSISTLVLNAGSGVPPDATNIGGAVLGAYFGLTEKEIQQIEKHRVAILHHGNVRSHVVHKVRYILERCDVMAVVVSQAPVDFEDFAKEGVKTALVMPPPDKVKTKGTVMAIVSGVTRGQTPTREKMAEVIRAVMRLIKTQER; encoded by the coding sequence ATGCCGATGGGGCGCGTCACTCAGGTCGTTGATTGCCGGGAGGCAATGGGAATGGGAAAGGGCGGTGGGATCGCCCAGAGGGGAACCATCTCGGAATGCCGATACCCCGATGTCATAGTGGTCGGCATGTCCCCTGGACGCCGACACGTCACCAAGCCCGTGTGCGATATCACTTCGGCGCTCCGGCAACAGGGGGTCGAGTACTCTATCAGCACCCTGGTCCTGAACGCAGGAAGCGGTGTACCCCCCGATGCAACCAATATCGGCGGTGCCGTCCTCGGCGCATACTTTGGCCTCACGGAGAAAGAGATACAGCAGATCGAGAAACACCGGGTCGCCATCCTCCACCACGGAAACGTCCGTTCCCATGTTGTGCACAAGGTGCGCTACATACTCGAGCGGTGCGACGTGATGGCAGTGGTGGTGTCCCAGGCCCCGGTCGATTTTGAGGATTTTGCGAAAGAAGGAGTGAAAACCGCCCTGGTGATGCCACCCCCCGACAAGGTAAAGACGAAGGGGACTGTGATGGCCATCGTCAGCGGTGTCACCCGGGGACAGACGCCGACCCGGGAGAAGATGGCGGAAGTCATTCGCGCAGTGATGAGACTGATCAAAACACAGGAGAGATAA
- the mcrD gene encoding methyl-coenzyme M reductase operon protein D, giving the protein MTYATYPQVRIVSERLMNPETTERVMNLILAVGGIRRVVLNGPRIPPSIPYGPARGVVNPHTMRKTISLGGQEVELEVHVGTILLELESEEYIPKIKAACDEAFTTMSYSLKEGRFMKTEPTIVDYAKYGPDADKAIIGITDPGSRSGPIIIQGTK; this is encoded by the coding sequence ATGACATACGCCACATATCCTCAAGTCAGGATCGTCTCCGAACGGCTGATGAACCCGGAGACCACGGAACGGGTGATGAACCTGATCCTTGCAGTGGGGGGGATAAGGAGGGTCGTGTTGAACGGACCCCGGATCCCACCCAGCATCCCCTATGGTCCGGCACGCGGGGTCGTGAACCCCCATACCATGCGAAAGACCATATCGTTGGGCGGACAGGAGGTGGAACTCGAAGTGCACGTCGGCACCATACTGCTTGAGCTTGAGAGTGAGGAGTATATCCCAAAGATCAAGGCAGCGTGCGATGAGGCGTTCACCACAATGAGTTACTCCCTTAAGGAAGGCAGGTTCATGAAGACCGAGCCGACGATCGTGGACTATGCGAAATACGGGCCTGATGCCGATAAAGCCATCATTGGAATCACCGACCCGGGAAGCAGGTCCGGTCCGATCATCATCCAGGGAACCAAGTAG